From the Diospyros lotus cultivar Yz01 chromosome 13, ASM1463336v1, whole genome shotgun sequence genome, one window contains:
- the LOC127789331 gene encoding LOW QUALITY PROTEIN: pentatricopeptide repeat-containing protein At4g13650-like (The sequence of the model RefSeq protein was modified relative to this genomic sequence to represent the inferred CDS: inserted 3 bases in 2 codons) has protein sequence MVFEKLSLRDNVSWLAMISGLSQNGHEEEAIILFHEMYRSGIVRTPYIFSSVVSACSKIQLLDMGKQLHTLIFKWAFESETFACNALVTLYSHCHDFVSTEQVFSNMQCRDEVSYNSLISGLAQRGFSEKALQLFEKMQLDCLKPDSVTLASLVSACASVQAHFKGNQLHSXAIKGGISFDIIIEGSLLDLYVKCFDVETVREFFLTTQKVNIVLWNVMLVAYGQISYLRESFKIFSEMQIEGLTPNQYTYPSILRTCTFVGALYLGEQIHGQVIKIGFQPNVYVCSVLIDMYAKHGKLDTAHKILRRLNEKDVVSWTAMIAGYAQHDLFVEALTLFEEMQDKGIHSDNIGFSSAISACVGIQALNQGQQIHAQTIISGYNMDLSIGNALVCLYARCGRIEDAYLAFDKIGANYNISWNGLISRFAQSGHCEEALKVFSQMNYVGVEPNMFTFGSAVSAGAHTTNVKQGKQNHAMIIKMGYDIEIEASNVLITLYAKCGSLDDAKREFLEMPVKNVVSWNATITRYSQHGCGVEAIQLVEEMKGLGMMLNHVTFIGVLSACSDVGLVDKGLSYFNSMTEEHGLEPKIEHYVCVVDILGRAGFLPRAREFIEEXNAMIWRTLLSACTVHKSMEIGQLAACHFLELEPKDSTTCVMLSNMYAVARKWDCRDQARQMMKVRGVTIVGIVCLLLVPIRLVM, from the exons ATGgtctttgaaaaattatctttgAGGGACAATGTTTCTTGGCTTGCTATGATATCCGGTTTATCTCAAAATGGacatgaagaagaagcaatCATCTTATTCCATGAGATGTACAGGTCTGGAATAGTTCGTACTCCATATATTTTTTCAAGTGTTGTAAGTGCTTGTAGCAAAATACAGTTACTTGACATGGGAAAGCAGCTTCATACCCTTATATTTAAATGGGCATTTGAATCTGAAACTTTTGCATGTAATGCACTTGTCACGTTGTATTCCCATTGTCATGACTTTGTATCTACTGAACAAGTTTTCAGCAACATGCAATGCAGGGATGAAGTTTCATATAATTCGCTCATCTCAGGGCTTGCTCAGCGTGGATTTAGTGAGAAAGCTCTtcaattgtttgagaaaatgcAGCTTGATTGTTTGAAACCTGATAGTGTTACATTAGCGAGCCTTGTGAGTGCCTGTGCATCAGTGCAGGCACATTTTAAGGGAAACCAGCTCCACTC TGCAATAAAGGGTGGAATCTCTTTTGATATCATTATTGAAGGATCTCTTCTTGACCTTTATGTAAAATGTTTTGATGTTGAAACTGTGCGTGAATTCTTCCTTACAACTCAAAAGGTAAACATCGTTCTATGGAATGTGATGTTAGTGGCTTATGGGCAAATAAGTTATCTGAGAGAGTCATTTAAGATATTCTCAGAGATGCAGATTGAAGGCTTGACACCTAATCAATACACCTATCCCAGTATATTGAGAACCTGCACGTTTGTGGGAGCTCTGTATCTAGGGGAGCAGATCCATGGTCAAGTCATAAAGATTGGATTTCAGCCAAATGTTTATGTTTGTAGTGTGCTTATAGATATGTATGCCAAGCATGGAAAACTGGATACTGCTCACAAAATTCTCAGACGACTCAATGAGAAAGATGTTGTCTCCTGGACAGCTATGATTGCTGGATATGCCCAGCATGATCTGTTTGTTGAAGCCCTAACACTTTTTGAGGAAATGCAAGACAAAGGGATCCATTCAGACAATATAGGATTTTCAAGTGCCATAAGTGCATGTGTTGGAATCCAAGCACTCAATCAAGGACAACAAATTCATGCCCAAACAATTATCTCAGGTTACAATATGGATCTTTCAATTGGAAATGCGCTTGTTTGTCTCTATGCTAGATGTGGTAGAATTGAAGATGCCTACTTAGCATTTGATAAAATTGGTGCTAACTATAATATTTCTTGGAATGGGTTGATATCACGCTTTGCGCAGAGTGGTCACTGTGAGGAAGCACTTAAAGTATTCTCTCAAATGAATTATGTGGGAGTTGAACCCAATATGTTTACCTTTGGTTCTGCAGTTAGTGCTGGGGCTCATACGACTAATGTAAAACAAGGGAAGCAGAATCACGCTATGATTATAAAGATGGGATATGATATAGAAATTGAGGCATCCAATGTTTTAATCACATTGTATGCTAAGTGTGGGAGTCTTGATGATGCCAAGAGAGAGTTTCTTGAAATGCCTGTAAAAAATGTAGTTTCTTGGAATGCCACGATCACAAGATATTCTCAACATGGATGTGGTGTGGAAGCAATACAACTAGTTGAGGAAATGAAAGGGCTTGGCATGATGCTGAACCATGTCACCTTTATTGGTGTTCTATCAGCCTGTAGTGATGTGGGCTTAGTAGACAAGGGACTCAGCTACTTTAACTCCATGACTGAAGAACATGGCCTAGAACCAAAAATAGAACATTATGTTTGTGTGGTAGATATTCTTGGACGAGCTGGCTTTCTTCCCCGGGCTAGAGAATTCATAGAGG ATAATGCCATGATTTGGAGGACCCTCTTAAGTGCTTGCACGGTGCATAAGAGTATGGAAATTGGACAATTAGCTGCTTGTCATTTTTTGGAGCTTGAACCTAAAGATTCAACAACTTGTGTTATGCTATCAAATATGTATGCAGTTGCAAGGAAATGGGATTGTAGGGATCAGGCTAGACAAATGATGAAAGTTAGAGGAGTAACGATTGTAGGGATCGTGTGTCTACTTCTCGTTCCCATTCGATTAGTGATGTAG